Proteins encoded by one window of Bacteroidia bacterium:
- a CDS encoding NUDIX hydrolase has translation MIKIFAGNKIFQFVNNAHNFSGDVIKFENSINKDTLSEILSDLKSKEIALLCDNIETGVREFSKMFTNIFAAGGVVYNHEKKMLLIHRLGKWDLPKGKMEDGELPESTATREVCEETGVCNLEIIKPLPDTYHIYQHDGEYILKRTYWFKMIASSATTLLPQTEENITEVKWMTKEEVNAAMKFSYESIRHLLSQL, from the coding sequence GTGATTAAAATATTTGCAGGCAATAAAATTTTTCAATTCGTCAACAATGCCCATAATTTTTCAGGTGATGTTATAAAATTCGAAAACAGTATCAACAAAGATACCCTTAGTGAAATTCTTTCAGATTTGAAGAGTAAAGAAATTGCTCTGTTGTGCGACAATATCGAAACAGGCGTGAGGGAATTTTCAAAAATGTTTACAAACATTTTTGCTGCAGGCGGAGTAGTTTATAATCATGAAAAAAAGATGCTTCTTATCCATAGGTTAGGCAAATGGGATTTACCTAAAGGAAAAATGGAAGATGGAGAATTGCCTGAATCTACAGCTACGCGTGAAGTATGTGAGGAGACTGGTGTTTGTAATCTTGAAATTATTAAGCCGCTACCAGACACCTATCATATTTATCAACACGATGGAGAGTATATTTTAAAGAGAACTTATTGGTTTAAAATGATAGCATCATCTGCAACAACGCTCTTGCCACAAACAGAGGAAAACATCACTGAAGTTAAATGGATGACAAAAGAAGAAGTAAATGCCGCTATGAAATTCTCGTATGAATCTATAAGACACTTATTAAGTCAATTATGA
- the smc gene encoding chromosome segregation protein SMC gives MRLSSLEIKGFKSFGDRVIIHFDKGVTSVVGPNGSGKSNVVDAMRWVLGEQKMRMLRSEKMENIIFNGTKTRKPANLAEVSLTFVNDKGILPVEFTTVCVTRRLYRSGDSEYLLNGVTCRLKDITDLFLNTGIGSDTYSIIELKMVDDIINDRHNTIKMLLEEAAGISKYKIRKKQTLQKLEETDADLNRVNDLLFEIEKSLKQLEYQAKKTEKYYRLKEEYKVVSTALAWFLMREFTSTIKELKEKEQKQSVEKNNLGQQLENLELQLSEIKIVSEERQQVLGDVQKLLNEKLFLINKYENEHKGRIEKLNYLNEKKLQLEKQSSSEHTQALEIEKQIEQSENDRTNEETKTKELEINIQSLKSELEASRKNYDQSVDELRQLNLHILQVRQSVNDHETFVAVRQTRINSLNDQIKRLGEQIEKDKTSLQTLESELSLLAIKKDQAEKESHDKKQLNLQLDSEIAQYENSVKELREKLADERRNYEVKNNEYQLTRNLSEKMEGFPESIKFLKKNSDSFKDIPLLSDIINCDEQYKIAIENYLEPFLNHFIVYSNEQAWDGLNKLNSEGKGRAHFFILDAFTNYHQASTHPIDGCIVATSVIENDGRYQSLMNYLLANVYIAQNSDVAAQANQNEIEGKIILSPDGKFYRQRYSISGGSVGSYDGKRTGRLKHLEKLATEIQQHQQQTEVFKIELQQTEELLSAGKTQASENHKIISITEGELSKAVLNINTLLSKKDFITSNCESNEKNLQKLQEELLLTQEQKNNAPEFGNMSLDEMKINLQKLTDQQREKQNQSGQLQKISQDASNAFNQKNITFLQQQNKVQNIVREIGYKNNQVVSLKSSVEKIKTEIEQLHEQINDTAQAGNSSESDLKTQVEEKVLLESRLGESEKNYFDAKGKIDLFDKQIGETRRKREIADELMHALHNEVSDVNLKMTSLKERLSVEFSLEVEDIVSQEANPEWNEEDLKSRNEKLSGQLKNFGPINPMALDSFKEIKERYDFIIKEQDDLKKAKDALLQTIAEIDNSAKEKFSEVFNQVRNNFINVFRSLFTADDNCDMILADTNNPLESDIEIIAQPKGKKPLSIQQLSGGERTLTATALLFGLYLVKPAPFCIFDEVDAPLDDNNIDKFNNIIKKFSKDSQFIIITHNKKTMAATDIIYGITMNEPGVTAVVPVDLREYDETLAE, from the coding sequence ATGCGTCTTTCCAGTCTGGAAATAAAAGGCTTTAAAAGCTTTGGAGACAGAGTAATCATTCACTTCGACAAAGGAGTTACCTCTGTTGTAGGACCAAACGGGTCTGGTAAATCTAATGTTGTAGATGCCATGCGATGGGTGCTGGGCGAACAAAAAATGAGAATGCTGCGCTCTGAAAAAATGGAAAACATAATTTTCAACGGCACAAAAACACGTAAGCCTGCAAACCTTGCAGAAGTTAGCCTTACCTTCGTAAATGACAAAGGAATATTACCTGTTGAATTTACAACCGTTTGTGTAACCAGAAGACTCTACCGTTCGGGCGACAGTGAATATTTATTGAATGGTGTTACATGCCGACTTAAAGATATTACCGATTTATTTCTGAATACAGGCATCGGTAGCGACACCTACTCAATTATTGAATTAAAAATGGTTGACGATATAATAAACGATCGTCATAACACGATTAAAATGTTATTGGAAGAAGCCGCTGGAATCTCCAAATACAAAATTCGCAAAAAACAAACCCTACAGAAATTAGAAGAAACAGATGCTGACCTGAATCGGGTCAACGATTTACTTTTTGAAATAGAAAAGAGCCTGAAACAATTGGAATATCAGGCAAAAAAGACTGAAAAATATTATCGTTTAAAGGAAGAATACAAAGTTGTTTCGACCGCTTTAGCCTGGTTTTTAATGCGTGAATTTACTTCAACTATTAAAGAACTTAAAGAAAAAGAACAAAAGCAATCTGTAGAAAAAAACAACTTAGGCCAGCAATTAGAAAATTTAGAGCTACAACTAAGTGAGATAAAGATTGTAAGCGAAGAACGCCAACAAGTTTTAGGAGATGTTCAAAAATTGCTGAACGAGAAACTTTTTCTGATTAATAAATATGAGAATGAGCATAAAGGGCGTATTGAAAAATTAAATTACCTGAATGAAAAGAAGCTGCAATTAGAAAAACAAAGTTCCAGCGAGCATACGCAGGCTTTAGAAATCGAGAAACAAATTGAACAATCTGAAAATGACAGAACAAACGAAGAAACCAAAACCAAGGAATTAGAAATTAATATACAATCGCTCAAAAGCGAATTAGAGGCATCGCGCAAAAACTATGACCAGTCTGTTGATGAACTGCGACAATTAAATCTTCATATTTTGCAGGTTCGGCAATCTGTTAATGATCATGAAACATTTGTTGCTGTAAGACAAACGCGCATCAATAGTCTAAACGATCAAATAAAGCGATTGGGTGAACAGATTGAAAAAGACAAAACATCACTTCAAACTCTTGAAAGTGAATTGTCCTTGCTTGCCATAAAGAAAGATCAGGCAGAAAAAGAATCACATGATAAGAAACAATTAAATCTGCAACTGGATTCTGAAATTGCCCAATATGAAAACTCTGTTAAAGAACTTCGCGAAAAACTTGCTGACGAACGCAGAAACTATGAAGTAAAAAACAATGAATATCAATTGACAAGAAATCTATCCGAAAAGATGGAAGGCTTTCCTGAATCAATTAAGTTTTTAAAGAAAAACAGTGATTCCTTTAAAGACATTCCTTTGTTAAGTGACATTATTAATTGCGATGAGCAATATAAAATTGCAATAGAAAATTATTTAGAGCCATTCCTGAATCATTTTATTGTTTATTCAAACGAACAAGCCTGGGACGGACTTAACAAACTAAATTCTGAAGGCAAAGGTCGTGCGCACTTCTTTATTTTAGATGCTTTTACAAATTATCATCAGGCATCAACGCATCCAATTGATGGTTGCATTGTAGCAACATCCGTAATTGAAAATGATGGGCGCTATCAGTCGCTGATGAATTATCTTTTGGCAAATGTTTATATTGCACAAAACAGCGATGTTGCTGCACAGGCAAATCAAAATGAAATTGAAGGAAAAATAATTCTTTCGCCTGACGGAAAATTTTACAGACAGCGTTATTCTATTAGTGGCGGCTCAGTAGGAAGCTATGATGGCAAACGAACTGGAAGACTAAAACATCTTGAGAAGTTAGCTACAGAAATACAACAGCATCAACAACAGACTGAAGTATTTAAGATTGAATTGCAACAAACGGAAGAACTGCTATCGGCCGGAAAAACACAAGCTTCAGAAAATCACAAAATAATATCCATTACAGAAGGCGAATTAAGCAAGGCTGTATTGAACATCAATACACTGCTGAGTAAAAAAGATTTCATCACTTCAAATTGCGAGAGCAATGAAAAGAATCTGCAGAAATTACAAGAAGAACTTCTGCTGACACAAGAACAGAAAAATAATGCCCCCGAGTTTGGCAATATGTCGCTTGATGAGATGAAAATAAATCTGCAAAAACTTACGGACCAGCAAAGGGAAAAGCAAAACCAATCGGGTCAGCTACAAAAAATTTCACAGGATGCCTCCAATGCATTCAATCAAAAAAATATTACCTTTCTTCAACAACAAAACAAAGTACAAAATATCGTTCGTGAAATTGGCTACAAAAACAATCAGGTAGTTAGTTTAAAGTCTTCTGTAGAAAAAATAAAAACTGAAATTGAACAACTCCACGAACAAATAAATGATACAGCACAGGCAGGTAATTCTTCCGAATCTGACTTAAAAACACAAGTTGAAGAAAAAGTGCTGCTTGAAAGTCGTTTAGGAGAAAGCGAGAAAAATTATTTTGATGCTAAGGGAAAGATAGATTTGTTTGACAAACAAATAGGTGAGACCAGACGTAAGCGTGAAATAGCAGATGAACTGATGCATGCTTTACATAATGAAGTGAGCGATGTAAATCTGAAAATGACTTCATTGAAAGAAAGGTTGAGTGTGGAATTTTCGCTTGAAGTAGAAGATATTGTTTCGCAGGAAGCAAACCCCGAGTGGAATGAAGAAGACTTAAAATCAAGAAACGAGAAACTAAGTGGACAGTTGAAAAACTTCGGACCGATAAACCCCATGGCTCTCGATTCGTTTAAAGAAATTAAAGAACGTTATGACTTCATAATAAAAGAGCAGGATGATTTGAAAAAAGCAAAAGATGCATTACTTCAAACCATTGCTGAAATTGACAATTCTGCTAAAGAGAAATTCAGTGAAGTGTTTAACCAGGTTCGCAATAACTTTATCAATGTTTTCAGATCGCTGTTTACTGCAGATGACAATTGTGACATGATATTGGCAGACACCAACAATCCTTTAGAATCAGATATTGAAATTATTGCACAGCCTAAGGGTAAAAAGCCACTTTCAATTCAACAGCTTTCCGGAGGAGAAAGAACACTTACAGCAACAGCTTTACTTTTTGGTTTGTATCTAGTAAAACCTGCACCGTTCTGTATCTTCGATGAGGTTGATGCACCACTCGATGACAATAACATTGATAAATTCAATAATATCATCAAGAAATTTTCTAAAGATTCACAGTTCATCATCATCACGCATAACAAAAAAACGATGGCTGCAACCGATATTATTTATGGAATAACCATGAATGAGCCTGGTGTTACTGCAGTTGTCCCTGTTGATTTACGCGAGTATGATGAAACCTTAGCAGAGTAA
- a CDS encoding TonB-dependent receptor: protein MLRNVYLTCLLTLIFGSAAWAQSGSIKGRVLDKTTNEPLPFASVIAVMNGQQMGGAQTDFDGNFTIKPLGAGTYSVKATFVGYTTTEVTGVLVSVDKITFADVKMGKGAVDITAVEVTAYKVPLIDKGNPAVQTTITQEEIKAIPTRDVRSVAATAAGVFQRDEGDDLNVRGSRDDATDYYIDGVKVRGSSQLPQSAIEQVTVITGGVPAQYGDATGGIISITTRGPSKKFTGGIELATSELTDKFGYNLASGNISGPIYMKKDKDGNKTPVVGFFLGVEGEWIKDPDPSAIGSKRVKGSVLSDLESNPLMPNLVNGTINGTRARSEFIHSSDIETLKYKPNTRSGEYKVSGNIDFQPANNINIKVGGSYDYHDYREYTYAYSLFNYKNYSRHITNDYRGYLRFTQRFNTEGKEGSKSILKNVYYSLQFDYSKAFELVQSEQHKDRLFDYGYWGRFNTLRRPVFAGNELLGYLPYLTVFTPSGNNPNTEAYTNQYLSFFDENYAAHANEYYETGNTSQFTNTAYYSNPFVIRAGGGLINGQRAGTVYSMWYNTGRTIDGYNYIDRDQYRASAMFSADIKNHAISLGFEYEQRVDRQFNIAPSGLWTFMNNYANFYLNEANPEAGSYTINDTIYHPNTYTNTSGQIGFYENVRKELGLSNTEYVDVFNYDPSNFSLSMFSPDELGTSGLTLYYGYDYKGNRQKTLSPSATFDNFFKKDANGVYQRNIAAFQPIYLAGYIQDNFSINDLIFNVGLRVDRFDANQRVMKDPYLLYQAYTAGELNFQRPDNIGSDYVVYVSDFNVDKNTLTANDILGYRSGDQWYDKNGVALTDPRILERQSSSARVLPLLVNKDDDIKSGNYEASKTFKDYEPQLTFMPRVAFQFDINDQAQFFANYSILTQRPAGRLRNDPWAYYNFEQGSTISNPNLKPEKSINYELGFRQILSRSSVITISAFYRELKQMLQLRNIFFSYPGSGYTTFDNIDFGTVKGLTLGYDLRRTGNVRLGASYTLQFADGTGSNDISGADLLSTGQAGLRVILPLDFDQRHNITVSFDYRYQEGKNYNGPVLFGKQIFANTGARLEFKAGSGTPYSRQYTPTFEGNNIGVQTQGNSKIKGDINSARLPWNSRFDLKVDKDFALNFDKDKKTKYYLNVYVQVQNLLNQKNIISVYRYTGNADDDGYLGSNLGQDYLESLQASGGDPQAFSDLYAVKINNPDNYARPRTVRVGLSFNF, encoded by the coding sequence ATGCTTAGAAACGTTTACTTAACATGCTTACTAACCTTGATTTTCGGTAGTGCTGCATGGGCGCAATCAGGATCCATTAAAGGACGTGTATTAGACAAAACCACAAACGAACCATTACCATTTGCCAGTGTAATAGCTGTAATGAATGGGCAGCAGATGGGTGGTGCGCAAACTGACTTTGACGGAAATTTTACCATTAAACCTTTGGGTGCAGGAACATATTCTGTAAAAGCCACATTTGTTGGATATACTACTACAGAGGTAACCGGAGTTTTAGTGTCGGTAGATAAAATCACTTTCGCTGATGTTAAAATGGGCAAAGGTGCAGTAGATATCACTGCAGTGGAAGTTACAGCCTATAAAGTTCCATTAATTGATAAAGGTAATCCAGCAGTACAAACAACCATCACTCAGGAAGAAATAAAAGCCATCCCAACCCGTGATGTGCGTTCTGTTGCAGCAACCGCTGCCGGAGTTTTTCAACGCGATGAAGGTGATGATTTAAACGTTAGAGGTTCACGTGATGATGCAACAGATTATTATATTGATGGGGTTAAAGTTCGTGGAAGCTCACAATTACCACAATCTGCTATTGAGCAGGTTACCGTAATTACCGGTGGTGTACCTGCACAGTATGGTGATGCAACCGGAGGTATCATCAGTATCACAACACGTGGTCCATCAAAGAAATTTACAGGTGGAATTGAGTTAGCTACATCAGAATTGACTGATAAATTCGGATATAATTTAGCAAGTGGTAATATTTCCGGACCGATATATATGAAAAAAGATAAGGATGGGAATAAGACCCCTGTTGTAGGTTTTTTCCTAGGTGTTGAAGGAGAGTGGATTAAAGATCCTGACCCATCAGCTATTGGAAGCAAACGTGTTAAAGGAAGTGTATTGTCTGATTTGGAAAGTAATCCTTTAATGCCTAATCTGGTTAACGGTACTATAAATGGAACCCGTGCACGTTCTGAATTTATACATAGTTCTGATATTGAAACCTTGAAATATAAACCTAATACGCGTTCAGGAGAATACAAAGTGAGTGGTAATATTGATTTTCAACCGGCCAATAATATCAATATTAAAGTTGGGGGCTCTTATGATTACCACGATTACAGGGAATATACTTACGCCTATTCTTTATTCAATTATAAAAATTATAGCAGACATATAACTAACGACTATCGTGGTTATTTACGTTTTACACAACGTTTTAACACTGAAGGAAAAGAAGGCTCAAAGTCAATTCTGAAAAATGTATATTATAGTTTACAGTTTGACTACAGTAAAGCTTTTGAATTAGTACAATCTGAGCAGCATAAAGACCGCTTATTTGATTATGGCTATTGGGGGCGTTTCAATACCTTACGCAGACCTGTATTTGCAGGTAATGAATTGTTAGGGTATTTGCCTTATCTGACCGTATTTACACCATCAGGCAACAACCCAAATACAGAGGCCTATACCAATCAATATCTTTCGTTTTTTGATGAAAATTATGCAGCACATGCCAATGAATATTATGAAACAGGTAACACAAGTCAATTTACCAATACAGCATATTACAGTAATCCCTTTGTAATTAGAGCTGGCGGTGGTTTAATTAACGGACAGCGTGCTGGTACTGTTTATAGTATGTGGTATAATACAGGTCGTACCATAGATGGTTATAATTATATTGACAGAGATCAATACAGGGCTTCAGCAATGTTCTCGGCAGACATCAAGAATCACGCAATTTCATTAGGCTTTGAATACGAACAGCGTGTTGACCGTCAGTTTAATATTGCACCTAGTGGGCTATGGACTTTCATGAACAACTATGCCAATTTCTATTTGAACGAAGCAAACCCTGAAGCAGGAAGTTATACAATTAATGATACAATCTATCATCCAAACACCTATACCAACACTTCAGGACAAATAGGTTTTTATGAAAATGTTCGTAAGGAATTGGGCTTGTCAAATACAGAATATGTAGATGTGTTTAACTATGACCCTTCTAATTTTAGTTTATCTATGTTTTCTCCTGATGAATTAGGAACCAGTGGATTGACACTTTACTATGGTTATGATTACAAAGGAAATCGTCAGAAAACGCTTAGCCCATCGGCAACATTCGATAACTTCTTTAAGAAGGATGCGAATGGAGTTTATCAGCGTAATATTGCTGCTTTCCAGCCGATTTATCTGGCAGGTTATATTCAGGACAACTTCTCTATTAATGATCTTATCTTCAATGTTGGATTGCGTGTAGATCGTTTTGACGCCAATCAACGCGTTATGAAAGATCCTTATTTATTATATCAGGCTTATACAGCTGGCGAATTAAATTTTCAGCGTCCAGACAACATCGGCTCTGATTATGTAGTCTATGTATCAGATTTTAATGTAGATAAAAATACTTTGACAGCAAACGATATATTAGGTTACAGAAGTGGTGATCAGTGGTATGATAAGAATGGTGTTGCATTAACTGATCCAAGGATTCTTGAAAGGCAGAGTTCCTCTGCCCGCGTATTACCTTTGCTGGTGAATAAAGATGATGATATTAAGAGTGGTAACTATGAGGCAAGTAAGACTTTCAAAGACTATGAGCCTCAATTAACCTTTATGCCACGTGTTGCTTTTCAGTTTGATATTAACGATCAGGCGCAGTTTTTTGCTAACTACTCTATTTTAACACAACGTCCTGCCGGTCGTTTAAGAAATGACCCTTGGGCTTATTATAATTTTGAGCAAGGAAGTACCATTAGCAATCCAAATCTGAAACCTGAAAAAAGTATAAACTATGAATTGGGCTTCCGTCAGATATTGAGCCGTAGTTCTGTAATTACAATTTCTGCATTCTATCGTGAACTAAAGCAAATGCTTCAATTGAGAAATATTTTCTTTTCTTATCCCGGTTCCGGATACACAACTTTCGATAATATTGATTTTGGTACTGTTAAAGGTTTAACTTTAGGCTACGACCTTAGAAGAACAGGTAATGTTCGTCTTGGTGCAAGCTATACACTTCAGTTTGCTGACGGTACAGGCTCTAATGATATTTCAGGAGCTGATTTGTTAAGTACCGGACAAGCAGGTTTGAGAGTAATTCTACCACTTGATTTTGATCAGAGACATAACATCACAGTATCTTTTGACTATCGTTATCAGGAAGGCAAAAATTATAACGGTCCTGTGTTGTTTGGTAAACAAATTTTTGCCAATACCGGAGCACGTCTCGAATTTAAAGCAGGCTCAGGAACGCCTTACAGCCGACAATACACCCCAACGTTTGAAGGAAATAATATTGGTGTTCAAACACAGGGCAACTCTAAAATTAAGGGTGATATCAACTCGGCACGTCTTCCATGGAACAGTCGTTTTGACCTGAAAGTGGATAAAGATTTTGCTTTGAATTTCGATAAAGATAAAAAGACAAAATATTACTTAAATGTATATGTTCAGGTGCAAAACCTGTTAAATCAGAAAAACATAATCAGTGTGTATCGTTATACCGGAAATGCTGACGATGATGGTTATTTGGGTTCCAATTTAGGTCAAGATTATCTTGAAAGTCTCCAAGCTTCCGGTGGCGACCCTCAGGCATTCTCTGATTTATATGCAGTAAAAATTAACAATCCTGATAATTATGCACGTCCGAGAACTGTTCGTGTAGGTTTATCATTTAACTTTTAA
- the greA gene encoding transcription elongation factor GreA has product MSITYLTEEGLKKLQDELTHLKTVQRPLISKQIAEARDKGDLSENAEYDAAKDAQGLLELKISKMEELLSSARIVDESKIDTSKVSILSKVKIKNLANKQEVAYTLVAENEADLKAGKISVTSPIGKGLLGKKKGEVAEIIVPSGKMNFEIISIDR; this is encoded by the coding sequence ATGTCTATTACGTATTTAACAGAAGAAGGATTAAAGAAGCTTCAGGATGAACTTACACACTTGAAGACAGTTCAGCGACCCCTTATTTCAAAACAAATAGCTGAGGCAAGAGATAAAGGTGATTTATCAGAAAATGCAGAGTACGATGCGGCTAAAGACGCGCAAGGATTACTGGAATTGAAAATCAGTAAAATGGAAGAGCTGTTGAGCAGTGCACGTATTGTTGACGAGTCAAAAATAGATACTTCAAAAGTGTCTATTTTATCGAAAGTTAAAATTAAAAATTTAGCCAATAAGCAGGAAGTAGCATACACTTTGGTGGCAGAAAATGAGGCGGATTTAAAAGCTGGAAAAATTTCGGTAACTTCGCCAATTGGCAAGGGATTACTTGGAAAGAAGAAGGGAGAAGTAGCGGAGATTATAGTGCCATCAGGTAAAATGAACTTTGAAATTATTTCAATTGACAGATAA
- the pyrE gene encoding orotate phosphoribosyltransferase translates to MKDDTASNIAEFLLQIKAIKLQPDEPFTWASGWKSPIYCDNRVALSNPRIRTYIRQELVKAIERNYGRPDAIAAVATGAIAQGALVSESMGLPFIYVRPEPKQHGAKNQIEGDISQIHSVVVVEDLISTGKSSLNAVLALRNSGIIVKGMVSIFNYGFDVAKESFKNAQCPLYSLSNYDVMITKALQSNYINDSQLESLKDWREHPDNWNK, encoded by the coding sequence ATGAAAGATGACACAGCTTCAAATATAGCGGAATTTTTATTGCAGATAAAAGCAATAAAGCTTCAGCCTGACGAGCCTTTTACATGGGCATCGGGGTGGAAGTCGCCAATATATTGCGATAACAGAGTTGCTTTGTCAAATCCAAGAATCAGAACGTATATTCGTCAGGAACTGGTTAAAGCAATTGAGCGAAATTATGGACGCCCTGATGCTATAGCAGCAGTTGCTACCGGTGCAATTGCACAAGGTGCTTTGGTTTCAGAAAGCATGGGGCTGCCATTTATATATGTCAGACCTGAGCCTAAGCAGCATGGTGCCAAAAATCAAATTGAGGGCGATATATCCCAGATTCATTCTGTAGTAGTTGTTGAAGACCTTATTTCAACAGGCAAGAGTAGTCTCAATGCAGTTTTGGCACTGCGTAACAGTGGAATTATTGTAAAAGGAATGGTTTCCATTTTTAATTATGGTTTTGATGTTGCGAAAGAGAGTTTTAAAAACGCACAATGCCCTTTGTATTCTTTAAGCAATTATGATGTGATGATTACAAAAGCATTACAGTCAAATTATATCAACGACAGCCAGTTAGAATCATTAAAGGATTGGAGAGAGCATCCTGATAATTGGAATAAATAA
- a CDS encoding PorV/PorQ family protein, which produces MTYKFKIAALAITSLMLSASVFAGNEDRVGQSGANELIINPWVRSAGWMNCNTSSVRGLEAQYLNVAGTAFAKKTEIGFTHTNWLKGTGISINSFGITQHVGESGALTLGIMSMDFGNIEITTPESPEGGIGTYKPQFLNVGLSYAKAFSNSIYGGLTIKIISESVADVRASGIAFDAGIQYVTGFNKEKDNLRFGIALKNVGAPLNFKGDGLASKGFTSDQTSLTISQRAERFELPSLVNIGAAYDFKFLEMHRITLSSTFTSNSFTRDQTAVGLEYGFKKLFAIRAAYSFERKGTSEDESLNVYSGFGAGITVEAPIGKSGKSLGLDYSYRPTYTFDGTHAFGVIFKL; this is translated from the coding sequence ATGACATATAAATTCAAAATAGCAGCTTTAGCAATTACATCGTTAATGCTATCTGCATCAGTTTTTGCAGGCAATGAAGATCGTGTTGGACAATCCGGTGCCAATGAGTTAATTATTAACCCTTGGGTGAGAAGTGCAGGTTGGATGAATTGTAACACTTCTTCAGTTCGCGGATTGGAAGCTCAGTACCTGAACGTGGCCGGAACTGCTTTTGCAAAAAAGACAGAAATTGGTTTTACACATACCAATTGGCTAAAAGGAACAGGTATCAGCATTAATTCATTTGGTATTACACAACATGTGGGAGAATCCGGAGCATTAACTTTAGGTATCATGTCTATGGATTTCGGTAATATTGAAATCACCACTCCAGAATCACCAGAAGGTGGAATTGGAACTTATAAACCTCAATTTCTTAATGTAGGATTATCTTATGCAAAAGCATTTTCGAATAGTATTTATGGTGGTTTAACTATAAAAATTATTTCAGAAAGTGTTGCTGATGTACGTGCTTCAGGAATTGCTTTTGATGCAGGAATCCAATATGTAACAGGGTTTAACAAAGAAAAGGATAACCTTCGCTTTGGTATTGCTTTGAAAAATGTTGGAGCACCATTAAACTTTAAAGGTGATGGATTAGCATCAAAAGGATTCACTTCTGACCAGACATCGTTAACCATTTCACAACGTGCAGAGCGGTTTGAACTTCCTTCATTAGTAAATATCGGTGCCGCTTATGACTTTAAGTTTTTAGAAATGCATCGTATAACGCTGTCATCAACATTTACATCTAATTCTTTCACACGCGATCAGACAGCAGTTGGTTTGGAGTATGGATTTAAAAAACTGTTTGCTATTCGTGCTGCTTATTCATTCGAAAGAAAAGGAACAAGTGAAGATGAATCATTGAATGTTTATAGTGGATTTGGTGCAGGTATAACAGTTGAAGCCCCAATAGGTAAAAGTGGAAAATCACTTGGATTGGATTATTCTTATCGCCCAACTTATACATTTGATGGTACGCATGCCTTTGGTGTGATTTTCAAATTGTAA
- a CDS encoding SRPBCC family protein, with the protein MTRIESDEWVIDKPENEVFEFLSNCNNLQQLMPEQVTNWQSTADECSFTIAGMASLGMEIKERNPGQNIRVERKGKAPFDFVMDYQMQSVDAGKTKLKISFDADLNPMLKMMAEKPLRNFLNTLAGNYKNLNQ; encoded by the coding sequence ATGACAAGAATTGAAAGTGATGAGTGGGTAATTGACAAACCGGAAAATGAAGTGTTTGAGTTTTTAAGTAATTGTAACAACCTGCAACAATTAATGCCGGAACAAGTAACAAACTGGCAAAGTACTGCTGATGAATGTAGTTTTACAATTGCAGGTATGGCAAGTCTGGGAATGGAAATCAAAGAAAGAAATCCGGGTCAGAATATTCGTGTTGAACGAAAAGGAAAAGCGCCTTTCGATTTTGTGATGGACTATCAGATGCAATCTGTTGACGCTGGAAAAACAAAACTAAAAATTTCTTTTGATGCAGATTTGAACCCTATGTTGAAGATGATGGCAGAAAAACCATTGCGTAATTTTCTTAATACGCTTGCAGGGAATTATAAAAATTTGAATCAGTAA